Proteins encoded together in one Phalacrocorax carbo chromosome 18, bPhaCar2.1, whole genome shotgun sequence window:
- the COQ4 gene encoding ubiquinone biosynthesis protein COQ4 homolog, mitochondrial encodes MMLLLRRAAARAGAPLLRPGPGSPGKACLSHTEPWAQDGRSGEEEEEGCYQLYPGHIPTSPLQKALLAAGSAFMALYDPYRHDMVAVLGETTGCLALPNLRDKMKHHPEGYRILQERPRIRLSTLDMARLRGLPDGSLGREYVRFLEDNKVSPDTRMPPKFVDDEELAYVIQRYREVHDLMHTLLGMPTNMLGEVVVKWFEAIQTGLPMCVLGAAFGPVRLSARKLQVLATELVPWAIRSGRNASCILNVYYEQRWEQPVESLREEIGIFPPPAIRVALDCRWLECRAVGCKGREP; translated from the exons atgatgctgctgctgcggcgggcggcggcgcgggcgggggcCCCGCTGCTGCGGCCGGGTCCCGGCTCCCCAGGCAA AGCCTGTCTGAGCCACACCGAGCCGTGGGCCCAGGATGGACGcagcggggaggaggaggaggaagggtgctACCAGCTGTACCCTGGGCACATCCCCACCAGCCCGCTGCAGAAAGCGCTGCTGGCTGCCGGCTCGGCGTTCATGGCTCTCTACGACCCCTACAGACACG ACATGGTGGCAGTCCTTGGAGAGACCACAGGCTGCCTTGCCCTGCCTAACCTGCGAGACAAGATGAAACACCACCCTGAAGGTTACCGCATCCTCCA gGAACGGCCTCGCATCCGTCTCTCCACCCTGGACATGGCCAggctgcgggggctgccggATGGCTCACTGGGCCGCGAGTATGTCCGGTTCTTGGAGGACAAT AAGGTTTCTCCAGACACCCGGATGCCGCCCAAGTTTGTTGATGATGAAGAGCTGGCGTATGTGATCCAGCGGTACCGAGAAGTCCATGACCTGATGCACACCCTCCTGGGCATGCCAACCAACATGCTAG gTGAGGTCGTGGTGAAGTGGTTCGAAGCCATCCAGACGGGGCTGCCCATGTGTGTCCTGGGAGCAGCATTCGGCCCTGTCCGTCTCAGCGCACG AAAGCTGCAGGTCCTGGCCACTGAGCTGGTTCCCTGGGCGATTCGGAGCGGGCGCAACGCCAGCTGTATCCTGAATGTTTACTATGAGCAGCGCTGGGAGCAGCCAGTGGAGTCCCTGCGGGAGGAGATCGGCAtcttccctcccccggccatTAGAGT GGCTCTAGACTGCCGGTGGCTGGAGTGCAGAGCTGTCGGATGCAAGGGCAGAGAGCCATGA
- the TRUB2 gene encoding pseudouridylate synthase TRUB2, mitochondrial: protein MAAVPGGLFAVYKPAGVAWNRVREAVETRLLRELNAAPGRPPRQHIRFLPAPAGGDGGAAGLVAARVPVLADHPLVRGPRFRRLKIGAGHRLDVKASGVFVLGIGDGNKLLTDLYNCHLTKVYTVSGLFGKATDDFSDTGKLVEKTTFDHITREKVERILAVIQGTNHKALLMYSNIDMKTQEAYELAVKGLIRPMGKSAPIITAIRCLQFTLPEFQLEVHCLHETQQYLRKIVHEIGLELKSSAVCTQVRRIRDGVFTLDDALLRTQWNLQSIQKAIWDCQLKVKTELEKTLGHQDKSHLHKMDAEMAHAADC, encoded by the exons atGGCGGCGGTGCCGGGAGGCCTCTTCGCCGTGTACAAGCCGGCGGGGGTGGCCTGGAACCGCGTCCGTGAGGCAGTGGAGACGCGGCTGCTGCGCG AGCTGAACGCGGCGCCGGGGCGACCCCCGCGGCAGCACATCCGTTTCTTGCCGGCCCCGGCTGGTGGCgacggcggggcggcggggctggtgGCGGCGAGGGTGCCGGTGCTGGCCGACCACCCCCTCG TCCGAGGCCCGCGGTTCAGGCGGCTGAAGATCGGAGCGGGTCACCGGCTGGACGTGAAGGCCTCGGGAGTCTTCG tgctTGGCATAGGCGATGGGAACAAGCTACTCACTGATCTGTACAACTGCCACCTGACCAAG GTTTACACTGTCAGTGGGCTGTTTGGTAAAGCCACTGATGACTTCTCAGACACAGGGAAGCTAGTGGAGAAGACAACATTTG ACCATATCACAAGGGAGAAGGTGGAACGGATTCTCGCTGTCATTCAAGGAACAAATCATAAGGCCCTGCTGAT gtATTCTAACATTGATATGAAAACACAAGAGGCATACGAGCTGGCTGTCAAAGGGTTGATTCGCCCCATGGGAAAAAGTGCTCCTATAATCACAGCGATCCGATGCCTCCAGTTCACGCTTCCAGAATTCCAGCTAG AAGTCCATTGCTTGCACGAGACTCAGCAGTACCTCCGAAAAATAGTTCATGAGATTGGTCTGGAGCTGAAATCATCTGCCGTGTGCACACAAGTGCGAAGAATACGCGATGGTGTTTTCACCCTGGATGATGCTCTCCTGAGAACCCAGTGGAATCTGCAGAGTATACAGAAGGCAATTTGGGACTGTCAGCTTAAAGTGAAAACAGAGTTAGAGAAAACACTAGGCCATCAGGATAAAAGTCATCTCCATAAGATGGATGCTGAGATGGCCCACGCTGCAGACTGCTGA